CCACGTCAAGACCGCCGGCAACTATGCGGCCAGCATCATGGCCGCTGTGGAGGCCCAGGCCCAGGGCTTCACCCAGGTGCTGTGGCTGGATGCCGTGCACCGGCGCTACATCGAGGAGGTGGGGACGATGAACATCTTCTTCCTCCTGGACGACGAGCTGGTCACCCCGCCTCTGGGCGGCAGCATCCTGCCCGGCATCACCCGGGACTCGGTGATCCGCCTGGCCCAGGATTGGGGGATCAAGGTCGTCGAGCGGCCCCTGGCCATCGACGAGGTTTACGCCGCCAGCCGGGAGGGCCGCCTCCGGGAGGCCTTCGGCACCGGTACCGCGGCGGTGATCTCGCCGGTGGGCTCGTTGTCCTACCAGGGAGAGACCTGCACCGTCAATGGCGGCCAAACCGGCCCCCTGGCCAGCCGCCTGTTCGAGACCCTCCTGGGCATCCAATACGGGGAGGAGGCGGACCCCCACGGCTGGACGGTGACCTTCTAGAGCCGGCCGTGCAGGAAGATCTGGCCGGCGCCGCACCGGCCGCCCGGTTGTGGGCTGTCGATGCGGTGCGGGGCCTGGCGGTCCTCGTCATGCTTGCCGCCAACACCCGCTTTGACCTCGGCCTGTTCCACTGCCTGCCGCCGGTCCAGGCCGGGCCCTGGTGGTGGCTGGCCCGGGCCACCGCCTGCCTGTTCCTGCTGGTGGCCGGTGTCTCCTTGGCCCTGTCCCGGAGGCGGGCGGCCGCCCAGGCCCAGGGCTTCGCCCACTACCGCCGCCGGGGCCTCCGACTCCTGGCCTGGGCGATCCTGGTCTCCCTCGCCACCCGGCTGGCCCTGGGCGACCTGTACGTCCGCTTCGGCGCCCTGCACCTGATCGGCCTTGGGGTGATCCTCTGCTACCCCCTGCTGGGGCGAACCCGGGCACCGCTCTTTGCGGCCCTGGCCGCCGGCGGGCTGGGGCCCTGGCTGGGAGGCCAGGAGGTGGCCGGCCCCTGGCTCCTGCCCCTGGGTGTGCGCTACCCCGGCTTCGCCTCGGTGGACTACCAGCCCATCCTGCCCTGGCTGGCCCCCATGCTGGCGGGGCTCGCCGCCGGCAACCTCGTGGCGGCCCGCGCGCCCGGCCTGCTGCAGCCAGGGCCCGCTCCCTTCTGGGGCCGGCCCCTGGCCTGGCTGGGCCGCCACAGCCTGGTCATCTACCTCGGCCACCAGCCCGCGCTCCTGGGCCTGTTTCTGCTGGCCGGCGTCCTGGATCCGGGCAGCCTGCCCCGGCCCCTTGCTCCCTGACGCCGGCGCTGCCGTGTCCCGACCCGCTCCTTCCATCCTGGCGGTGCTCACCAGCGGCCGCATGCTGGTCGCCTTTCTCATGGGCATCGCCTCCGGCTGGCCGCTGCTCTTGACCGGCAGCCTGCTGCAGGCCTGGCTGGCCCAGGCGGGGATCGATCTGGCCGCCATCGGCCTCACCGCCCTCCTGGGCCTGCCCTACACGGTGAAGTTTCTGTGGGCCCCGGTCCTCGACCGCTACACCCTGCCCTTTCTGGGCCGGCGGCGGGGCTGGCTCGCCGCCATCCAGGTGGCCCTGGCCGGGGCGATCATCGCCCTGGGCTTCCTGGATCCCCTGGCCAGACCAGCGGCCCTGGCAGCGGCCGCCCTCCTTCTGGCCTTCCTGTCCGCCTCCCAGGACATCGTTGCCGACGCCTACCGCCGGGAGGCTCTGGCCGATGCCGAGCTGGGCCTTGGCTCCTCCCTGTTCGTGAACGGCTACCGGTTGGGTATGCTCATCACCTCCGGC
This sequence is a window from Thermodesulfobacteriota bacterium. Protein-coding genes within it:
- a CDS encoding heparan-alpha-glucosaminide N-acetyltransferase; this translates as MQEDLAGAAPAARLWAVDAVRGLAVLVMLAANTRFDLGLFHCLPPVQAGPWWWLARATACLFLLVAGVSLALSRRRAAAQAQGFAHYRRRGLRLLAWAILVSLATRLALGDLYVRFGALHLIGLGVILCYPLLGRTRAPLFAALAAGGLGPWLGGQEVAGPWLLPLGVRYPGFASVDYQPILPWLAPMLAGLAAGNLVAARAPGLLQPGPAPFWGRPLAWLGRHSLVIYLGHQPALLGLFLLAGVLDPGSLPRPLAP